One window of Candidatus Nanosynbacter sp. HMT-352 genomic DNA carries:
- a CDS encoding phospho-N-acetylmuramoyl-pentapeptide-transferase: MGIALQTMTNELTHVFLLSVGAFLLAMFLTPIYTFFAYRYRFWKRQRSESTDGKKLKVFAKFQAAKLRRNIPTMAGVIGVISIFVVTIFFNLDRAQTWLPLAALVGGGIVGLIDDIINLRGLGGGAAGLRSPVKFALITLIGVVLGWFFFAKLGVASFHVPFVGEVNIGWLIVPLFAFAVVATGNAVNISDGMDGLAGGLLGISFGAFGVIALLQQHVILAGFCFTVVGVLLSYLWFNIYPARFFMGDVGSFAYGVCLGVVAMLTDSLLLLPVIGLLFVIEAGSSLTQIVSKKLFKRKIFLSAPIHHHLEAIGWPETKVTMRFWVIGCVMAFIGVMLALAGGHIA, from the coding sequence ATGGGAATAGCTTTGCAAACAATGACCAATGAATTGACGCACGTATTTTTACTGAGCGTCGGCGCGTTTTTACTAGCGATGTTTTTAACGCCAATTTATACGTTTTTCGCTTATCGATATCGCTTTTGGAAGCGCCAAAGGTCGGAAAGTACTGATGGGAAAAAGCTAAAGGTTTTTGCCAAATTCCAAGCGGCAAAATTGCGGCGAAACATTCCGACGATGGCTGGAGTGATTGGCGTAATCTCAATTTTCGTGGTGACGATTTTCTTCAATTTAGACCGAGCTCAGACCTGGCTTCCTCTGGCGGCGTTGGTTGGTGGCGGAATTGTTGGGCTAATTGACGACATTATCAATCTGCGTGGTTTGGGTGGCGGCGCCGCTGGGCTTCGTAGTCCAGTGAAGTTTGCGCTGATCACGTTGATTGGCGTGGTGCTTGGTTGGTTTTTCTTTGCCAAACTGGGCGTGGCGAGTTTCCACGTGCCGTTTGTGGGTGAGGTGAATATTGGTTGGTTGATAGTTCCTTTGTTCGCATTTGCGGTGGTGGCTACCGGTAACGCTGTTAATATTTCTGACGGAATGGACGGTCTGGCGGGCGGACTGCTCGGTATTAGTTTTGGGGCGTTTGGTGTGATTGCTTTATTACAACAGCACGTCATATTGGCGGGATTCTGCTTTACGGTTGTCGGAGTGCTCTTGAGCTATTTGTGGTTCAATATTTACCCAGCTCGATTCTTCATGGGCGATGTTGGCAGCTTTGCTTATGGTGTGTGTTTGGGCGTTGTGGCGATGTTAACCGACTCTCTACTCCTGCTTCCTGTGATTGGTCTATTGTTTGTAATTGAGGCGGGATCAAGCTTGACTCAAATCGTCAGCAAGAAGTTGTTTAAGAGAAAGATTTTCTTGTCTGCGCCGATTCATCATCACTTGGAGGCGATTGGTTGGCCGGAAACTAAAGTGACGATGCGCTTCTGGGTTATTGGTTGCGTGATGGCGTTTATCGGCGTGATGCTGGCGCTTGCTGGAGGTCATATTGCGTAA
- a CDS encoding S-adenosylmethionine decarboxylase family protein, translated as MSEVDSALLNDADELQKMLRNVTELAGLHSLESVMHQFSPQGISAALLLSESHIAIHTWPESGVAYIAMTTCKILDDDKLQQIKELVARVLDAENIIMKEMAM; from the coding sequence GTGAGCGAAGTTGACTCTGCCTTGCTTAATGACGCGGATGAGCTGCAGAAAATGTTAAGAAATGTTACGGAATTGGCGGGATTGCATTCTTTGGAATCGGTGATGCATCAATTTTCTCCGCAAGGAATCAGTGCTGCCCTGCTTTTGTCGGAGTCGCATATCGCGATTCATACGTGGCCAGAAAGCGGCGTGGCGTATATAGCGATGACAACTTGTAAAATACTGGATGATGATAAATTGCAACAAATAAAAGAGTTGGTTGCACGGGTGTTGGACGCAGAAAACATAATTATGAAAGAAATGGCAATGTAA
- a CDS encoding DUF6609 family protein, which translates to MAFLNYNKDEKLEFNYKRACGLWLIVIAAIISIATLIGGKQIINMQIFSIGYVISFFSINMNKKVLNRLSGGPSSEFQKKVSLYAVILLFILMVLLGGPFFATENWRLIWLGALMATALHFFPYYFVHGKSMIYLGLICAINVFVGYIFTDIPLEVMAYIDSAIKLVFGMYLLFFSKPSKKTPRF; encoded by the coding sequence ATGGCTTTTTTAAATTATAATAAAGATGAAAAGTTGGAATTCAATTATAAGAGAGCGTGCGGATTGTGGCTAATTGTAATAGCGGCGATTATTTCAATAGCTACTTTAATAGGAGGAAAGCAAATAATAAATATGCAAATATTTAGTATTGGATATGTTATTAGTTTTTTCTCAATCAACATGAATAAAAAGGTGTTGAATAGGCTGTCTGGTGGCCCTTCGAGTGAATTTCAAAAGAAAGTATCTTTATATGCCGTTATTTTATTATTTATCTTGATGGTTTTGCTGGGTGGACCATTCTTTGCGACTGAAAATTGGAGATTGATTTGGCTGGGAGCGCTGATGGCAACTGCACTGCATTTTTTCCCGTATTATTTTGTGCATGGAAAATCAATGATATATCTAGGTCTTATTTGCGCCATTAATGTTTTTGTAGGGTATATTTTTACTGATATTCCATTAGAGGTGATGGCATATATTGACTCAGCGATTAAGCTTGTATTCGGAATGTATTTACTATTTTTTTCGAAGCCGTCAAAAAAGACACCTCGTTTTTGA
- a CDS encoding UDP-N-acetylglucosamine--N-acetylmuramyl-(pentapeptide) pyrophosphoryl-undecaprenol N-acetylglucosamine transferase — protein sequence MAKILAVGGGSGGHVTPVVAVFRELQKTGDHELRFWCDKKFGASARGIFAKFDENIPVDLIIAGKLRRYHGKSISFHLYPSILFPNLRDGFKVMVGFFQSLFKLMKWRPDVIFIKGGYVCLPVGYAARLLRIPLVLHDSDAHPGLTNRLLSPFAKAIGTGAPLEYYNYPPEKASYVGIPVAPEFHPYSEAERKELKEKLGFNVNKPLVVITGGGLGAGRINSAIVAIRENLLSEASVFLISGNQQYEEILKQTDEREGWRLQAFVHNGMAEVLAAADIVVTRAGATTLLELAALHKPTIIIPNGHLTGGHQLKNAKVYQDALAALIVSEDELDKDNQILARKIIGVLKSQKILKGLGDNFGKFAKLNAAKDMAKIILTTVRRQGRRK from the coding sequence GTGGCCAAGATCTTAGCGGTCGGCGGCGGCTCAGGCGGACACGTTACGCCAGTGGTAGCCGTATTTAGAGAATTACAGAAAACTGGTGATCACGAGCTTCGTTTTTGGTGTGATAAAAAATTTGGCGCCAGCGCACGCGGGATTTTTGCTAAGTTCGATGAGAATATTCCGGTTGATTTGATTATTGCTGGAAAATTGCGCCGATATCACGGAAAAAGTATCTCGTTTCATCTATATCCGTCAATTTTATTCCCAAATTTACGTGACGGTTTTAAGGTGATGGTTGGATTTTTCCAGAGTTTATTTAAGCTTATGAAGTGGCGTCCAGACGTTATTTTCATTAAGGGCGGATATGTTTGTTTGCCGGTTGGCTATGCGGCTCGGCTATTAAGAATTCCGTTGGTTTTGCATGATTCTGACGCGCATCCAGGTTTGACGAATCGCTTGCTGAGCCCCTTCGCAAAAGCTATCGGCACGGGTGCGCCGCTTGAATATTACAATTATCCACCAGAAAAAGCTTCATATGTTGGCATTCCAGTTGCGCCAGAATTCCATCCATATTCTGAGGCTGAGAGGAAAGAATTGAAGGAAAAATTGGGCTTTAATGTCAATAAACCGCTGGTTGTTATTACCGGGGGTGGACTCGGAGCCGGGCGAATTAATTCCGCGATTGTAGCAATTAGGGAAAACCTGCTTTCCGAGGCTTCGGTATTTTTGATATCGGGAAATCAGCAATATGAAGAAATTCTCAAGCAAACCGACGAGCGAGAAGGCTGGAGGTTGCAGGCGTTTGTTCACAACGGAATGGCGGAAGTTTTGGCGGCGGCGGACATAGTCGTGACCAGGGCAGGGGCGACTACTCTTCTGGAATTGGCGGCGCTACATAAACCGACAATTATTATCCCCAACGGTCATTTGACAGGTGGGCATCAATTGAAAAACGCTAAGGTTTATCAGGACGCATTGGCGGCATTGATAGTTTCCGAAGATGAGCTGGATAAGGACAATCAAATCTTGGCACGAAAAATAATTGGCGTATTAAAATCTCAGAAAATTCTTAAAGGTCTGGGCGATAACTTTGGTAAATTTGCTAAGCTAAACGCGGCTAAAGATATGGCGAAGATTATTCTTACTACAGTGCGAAGGCAGGGTAGGCGAAAGTGA
- a CDS encoding FtsW/RodA/SpoVE family cell cycle protein, translating into MRNSVAKNRQSIAQPVRSHRPMYQIVLYMGLLLLLGLIVMYALGPQRANVMNYAYGTNYSDTYFFGKQLTSVFIAIIAFSAFYFTPYKWFIGERSKYILYAGFALCILLFLSGAVLHLSFAQETNGAYRWFQLGVLGSFQPSELLKYGVLLFLAGFLGRRSQQGKLNDIQETIIPLGIISGLSLLMIVFLQKDLGTGISLIAIILSMILVAGIDWKIFKKILAIVALCGLVMIFTSPHRIERVMTFVQGDSHKGTSSQENKNYHIQQARIAIGSGGLLGLGIGKSVQATGYLPEATNDSIFAVMGETFGFVGLMAILALFTALLLSILHVAARLPNVTLRLIVAGIFGWIASHVILNIAAMTGLAPLTGIPLPLLSYGGTSMLFIAAALGLVFQISKYTSHKALEEGESGQDLSGRRRLRRTRYASGSRI; encoded by the coding sequence TTGCGTAATTCGGTCGCCAAAAATCGTCAATCTATCGCTCAGCCGGTTCGAAGTCATCGACCGATGTATCAGATTGTGCTTTATATGGGGCTTTTGCTGCTACTTGGGCTGATTGTTATGTATGCACTGGGGCCGCAACGCGCCAACGTGATGAATTATGCTTACGGCACGAATTATAGCGATACGTATTTCTTTGGCAAGCAGCTGACGAGTGTGTTTATTGCCATCATAGCTTTTTCTGCGTTTTACTTTACACCGTACAAATGGTTTATTGGCGAGAGATCAAAATATATTCTCTACGCTGGATTTGCGCTATGTATTCTACTATTTCTCTCGGGCGCGGTACTTCATTTGTCATTTGCGCAAGAAACTAACGGTGCGTATCGATGGTTCCAATTGGGCGTATTAGGAAGTTTCCAGCCGTCAGAATTGCTCAAATATGGCGTACTATTGTTTTTGGCGGGATTTTTAGGGCGGCGGTCGCAACAGGGAAAATTGAACGACATCCAAGAAACTATCATTCCGCTGGGCATTATTTCCGGCTTGTCGCTACTGATGATTGTGTTTTTGCAAAAAGACTTGGGAACGGGAATTTCTTTGATAGCGATTATCTTGTCAATGATTTTGGTAGCTGGAATTGATTGGAAGATTTTCAAGAAGATTCTGGCGATTGTTGCACTTTGTGGTTTGGTGATGATTTTTACATCGCCGCACCGAATTGAGCGCGTGATGACTTTCGTGCAGGGCGATAGTCACAAAGGGACGAGCAGTCAGGAGAACAAGAATTATCACATTCAGCAGGCCAGGATTGCGATTGGTTCTGGTGGGCTCCTGGGGCTTGGAATTGGTAAGAGTGTTCAGGCGACAGGATATCTTCCAGAGGCGACCAACGACTCAATTTTTGCCGTTATGGGGGAAACGTTTGGCTTTGTTGGTTTAATGGCCATATTGGCGCTATTTACAGCATTGCTACTATCAATTTTGCACGTAGCCGCGAGACTTCCGAACGTGACGTTGCGGTTAATTGTGGCGGGAATTTTTGGCTGGATTGCTTCTCACGTGATACTGAATATTGCCGCAATGACAGGATTGGCGCCGCTTACTGGAATTCCATTGCCATTATTAAGTTATGGCGGTACAAGTATGTTGTTTATCGCGGCAGCGTTAGGTTTAGTTTTTCAAATTTCCAAATATACGTCACATAAAGCATTAGAGGAGGGTGAAAGTGGCCAAGATCTTAGCGGTCGGCGGCGGCTCAGGCGGACACGTTACGCCAGTGGTAGCCGTATTTAG
- a CDS encoding cell division protein FtsQ/DivIB — MKFPFSKKKSDDNLSRREIAARRRTENYEDLPTQSYRRNRTLNSRQTSSPLETSERLETHELVKKRRRVMRKMFATAVSLLVVIFLLFQLTINISIQTPDAKSSSNANKYVSVLNEYYSAHPAERFRFFLNNNDLKQFFLQKAPEVKNIRVEGDFLARSAVKLTFRQPVAQWSSGDKIYFVDDSGVTFEQNYFAAPTVAVRDESGLPTRGGQEVINRQFLSFLGQAVSEFSQHKMNVSEVILPVNTVRQVWFKVEGRETQIRMTVDRSAQAQVKQAIATLSYLDNNGAKPGYIDVRVDQRSFYK, encoded by the coding sequence GTGAAATTCCCCTTCTCTAAGAAAAAATCGGACGATAATCTAAGTCGTCGGGAAATCGCGGCGCGTCGTCGAACTGAGAATTATGAGGATTTGCCCACCCAATCGTATCGTCGAAACAGGACGCTTAATAGCCGCCAAACATCCTCTCCTTTGGAGACTTCCGAGAGACTCGAGACTCACGAATTGGTGAAAAAACGTCGCCGTGTAATGCGGAAAATGTTTGCGACTGCGGTAAGTCTGCTTGTTGTGATATTCCTTTTGTTTCAATTGACAATCAATATTTCAATCCAAACTCCCGACGCAAAAAGTTCCAGCAACGCCAATAAATACGTGAGCGTTCTTAATGAATATTACAGCGCCCATCCAGCGGAGAGATTCCGATTTTTCCTCAATAATAATGACTTAAAGCAATTCTTTTTACAGAAAGCTCCTGAGGTAAAAAATATTCGTGTGGAGGGAGATTTTCTAGCGCGATCAGCCGTTAAGTTGACGTTTAGGCAGCCAGTGGCTCAGTGGTCTTCTGGGGATAAGATTTATTTTGTTGATGATAGTGGCGTTACTTTTGAACAGAATTATTTTGCCGCGCCTACGGTTGCTGTTCGTGATGAGAGTGGCCTGCCAACTAGAGGTGGTCAAGAAGTTATCAATCGTCAATTCTTGAGTTTTCTTGGTCAAGCCGTATCTGAATTTTCGCAACACAAAATGAATGTTTCAGAGGTTATTCTGCCAGTTAATACTGTACGCCAAGTTTGGTTTAAGGTCGAGGGCAGGGAAACCCAGATCCGTATGACGGTGGATAGGTCTGCTCAAGCTCAGGTTAAACAGGCGATAGCTACTTTGAGTTATTTGGACAATAATGGCGCAAAGCCAGGGTATATAGACGTCAGGGTAGATCAGAGGTCGTTCTATAAGTAG
- a CDS encoding type IV secretory system conjugative DNA transfer family protein, producing MQIISWIISTLLQWYVWMPIVAVLMFLTWRNYRKIEDFTPVESVLLVLEIPRTNDKQELAAEQLFASLHGILRDNKELRLSGGHQEHISFEIASVNGQIRFYVWVSKTLQSFVEGQIYSQYPTVQIHQADEDYTEHERDHEVAYSTELTLTTDEFLPIRTFQNFEVDPLAGITGTLAKLETTGEELWIQVLVRPIPDDWQNAADRYINSIKNGRMFSLPGFGGSMQWLIGVLGALWQPPEQGANQSTAVELSDRDKTRISEAEKKATKLGYEVKIRLVYMGESQTNAKLRMQALVGTFKQFNSTNLNGFHAVKGAFGKEFIDKYRKRSFIGDGFILNIEELASVFHLPHTNVETPNIVWASSKTAEPPSKLPVLTGEDVNDDQISAFGVTNFRGISHQFGMLRYDRSRHVYIIGQTGAGKSGLLELFALSDIFHNQGYAIIDPHGDFAINNMKFIPGSRLNDVIYFNPADTAYPLGFNPLEVTNPNQKTNISSEIIGVLKRIFGDSWGPRLEYILRYTILALLDRPEATMLDITRMLTDKEFRKETLTYCRDTVVLQFWNVEFASWNDKFVAEAIAPVLNKVGAFTANPIIRNIIGQPKSTFNIRQIMDEGKILIVNLSKGLIGEDNAAILGSFLVTKIQLAAMSRSDIPDVRDRRPFYLYVDEFQNFATDSFATILSEARKYGLNLTVANQYISQMSDTVRDAVFGNVGTMISFRVSADDAPILAKQFEPNFESIDLLQMHNRNFVVNMVIGGEKTPAFSARTLELPPSQADNTPHIIEHSRRMYSRNREDVEKEIDAAIKPVRNQKKQPAKPQPQPANNVPVVNSQLEKQQPAANDGEVVLQIRGNDNAPTETAISTVTPLDSATPKRRRRRRKKSATAD from the coding sequence ATGCAGATTATTTCTTGGATCATCAGCACATTATTGCAATGGTACGTTTGGATGCCAATTGTGGCAGTTCTGATGTTTTTGACGTGGCGAAATTATCGGAAGATCGAAGATTTCACCCCAGTTGAGAGCGTGCTTTTAGTTCTGGAAATCCCACGCACTAACGATAAGCAAGAGCTTGCCGCCGAACAGTTATTCGCTTCACTACACGGAATTCTTCGCGACAATAAAGAGTTGCGATTATCTGGCGGACACCAAGAGCACATTAGCTTTGAAATCGCCTCAGTTAATGGGCAAATTCGCTTTTACGTTTGGGTGTCAAAGACCCTGCAGAGCTTTGTCGAAGGACAGATCTATTCTCAATACCCAACCGTTCAAATTCACCAAGCCGACGAAGATTACACTGAGCACGAGCGTGACCACGAAGTTGCTTACTCGACAGAATTGACATTAACCACAGATGAATTTCTCCCGATTCGCACCTTCCAAAACTTCGAGGTCGACCCGCTGGCAGGCATTACGGGCACGCTGGCGAAATTGGAAACCACCGGTGAAGAATTGTGGATTCAGGTGCTAGTCAGACCAATCCCAGATGACTGGCAAAACGCCGCTGATCGATACATAAATAGCATAAAAAACGGACGAATGTTCTCCTTGCCAGGATTCGGCGGCAGTATGCAGTGGCTAATCGGTGTACTTGGCGCACTTTGGCAACCACCAGAGCAGGGAGCAAATCAATCGACAGCCGTTGAGCTGTCAGACCGCGATAAAACTCGCATTTCTGAAGCAGAGAAAAAGGCGACCAAGCTCGGCTATGAAGTAAAAATTCGCTTGGTTTATATGGGCGAAAGTCAGACAAATGCTAAGCTTCGCATGCAGGCGCTCGTCGGCACATTTAAGCAGTTCAATTCAACCAATCTCAACGGATTCCACGCCGTCAAGGGTGCGTTTGGCAAAGAATTTATTGATAAATATCGCAAGCGTTCGTTCATTGGCGACGGTTTTATCTTAAATATAGAAGAATTGGCGTCAGTTTTTCACCTGCCACACACCAACGTTGAAACGCCAAATATAGTTTGGGCAAGCTCCAAAACCGCAGAACCGCCGTCCAAATTGCCAGTCTTAACCGGCGAAGACGTCAACGATGACCAAATTTCTGCCTTTGGCGTCACCAACTTCCGCGGCATCAGCCACCAATTCGGCATGTTACGCTATGACCGCTCACGCCACGTTTACATAATCGGGCAGACGGGCGCCGGAAAAAGTGGACTATTAGAGCTCTTCGCCTTAAGCGACATTTTCCATAATCAAGGATATGCCATCATCGACCCGCATGGCGACTTCGCAATCAACAACATGAAATTTATCCCCGGCAGCCGATTGAACGACGTGATCTATTTTAATCCAGCCGACACCGCGTATCCTCTGGGATTCAACCCGCTGGAAGTCACGAACCCGAACCAAAAAACCAACATCTCATCAGAAATCATCGGCGTTTTGAAGCGTATTTTCGGTGATTCGTGGGGGCCACGACTTGAGTATATTTTGCGGTATACAATCCTGGCTTTGCTGGACCGACCGGAAGCGACGATGCTCGACATTACTCGCATGCTAACAGATAAAGAATTCCGAAAAGAAACACTGACTTATTGCCGCGACACCGTGGTTTTGCAATTCTGGAATGTCGAATTTGCCAGCTGGAATGACAAGTTTGTCGCCGAGGCAATTGCGCCAGTCTTAAATAAAGTCGGGGCTTTCACTGCCAATCCGATCATCCGCAATATCATCGGGCAGCCGAAATCCACGTTCAATATTCGCCAGATTATGGACGAAGGAAAGATTCTAATTGTCAATCTGTCCAAGGGTCTAATTGGTGAAGATAATGCCGCCATACTCGGTTCGTTCTTGGTCACGAAAATTCAGCTTGCCGCCATGTCTCGAAGCGACATTCCTGACGTCCGCGACCGCCGCCCATTCTATCTTTACGTCGACGAGTTCCAGAACTTTGCCACCGATTCATTTGCAACTATTCTATCCGAGGCTCGAAAATATGGCCTTAACTTGACCGTTGCCAACCAGTACATTTCCCAAATGAGCGACACGGTTCGCGATGCAGTTTTCGGCAACGTCGGCACCATGATTTCCTTCCGAGTTTCTGCTGACGATGCGCCGATTCTTGCTAAGCAATTCGAGCCGAACTTTGAGTCAATCGACCTTCTACAGATGCACAATCGTAATTTCGTTGTCAATATGGTTATCGGTGGCGAGAAAACTCCTGCGTTTTCTGCTCGCACATTGGAACTTCCGCCAAGCCAAGCCGACAACACGCCGCACATTATTGAACATTCGCGTCGCATGTATTCGCGAAACAGGGAAGATGTTGAGAAGGAAATTGATGCCGCAATAAAGCCTGTTCGCAACCAAAAAAAGCAACCAGCCAAACCTCAACCGCAGCCTGCAAACAACGTTCCAGTGGTCAATAGCCAACTGGAAAAGCAGCAACCCGCAGCAAACGACGGCGAAGTTGTTTTGCAAATTCGCGGCAATGATAATGCACCTACAGAAACTGCAATTAGCACAGTTACACCACTAGATTCAGCCACACCAAAAAGACGACGCCGCCGACGAAAAAAGAGCGCTACTGCCGACTAA
- a CDS encoding polyamine aminopropyltransferase — MSRSSTRKREQVALFAAAILVAIGGIIYELILGAAASYLVGDSILSFSLATGVTLFGMGIGSLLVNYIKLHPATSFATNEIILGLIGGNSVMLMYLGFVFTRSHWLIFAVISLAIGICIGLEIPLLMKMFQEFGRKSSVKLFSKILALDYFGALIASLLFPLVMLPYLGLMRSAYLVAALNIGVAVLILKQMKASKIIMTISVIATMLLLGFFIYATEIEHGIDKRTYKDPVMWQQQTPYQKIVLTRYKNDTRLFLNRNLQFSSLDEARYHETLSTSALSSVANPKRVLIMGGGDGLLARDVLKYPSVEHITLVDIDEVMTNLAKTNHLLTDINQRSLHDPRVSIVNQDAFQFAFSTSDKYDVVLIDLVDPSNEKLAKLYSEQLYRQIGNILTERGVMVTQATSSFFSPHAFYMVANTVKSSHPERYVTAFSVNVPSFGEWGFVMSTPQAEVVASQPLPKNLRYQNQKLLTFLAKQNAVLVPSGPTSTLVSPRITDVYNSDMRQWRYE, encoded by the coding sequence ATGTCACGATCAAGTACGAGAAAACGGGAGCAAGTTGCTCTATTTGCGGCGGCAATTTTGGTAGCAATTGGCGGAATTATTTACGAGCTGATTTTAGGCGCAGCTGCGTCATATCTGGTGGGCGATTCGATTTTGAGTTTCAGCTTGGCGACGGGCGTGACACTGTTTGGCATGGGAATTGGCTCACTGCTGGTCAATTACATCAAGCTTCATCCAGCCACCAGCTTCGCAACGAACGAAATTATTCTGGGGCTAATTGGTGGAAATTCGGTGATGCTGATGTATTTAGGATTCGTTTTTACGCGTTCGCATTGGCTAATTTTTGCCGTCATAAGTCTGGCAATTGGTATTTGTATCGGGCTGGAAATTCCGCTTTTAATGAAGATGTTTCAGGAATTCGGGCGCAAGTCTTCGGTGAAATTGTTTAGTAAGATTTTAGCGCTCGATTATTTTGGGGCGTTAATTGCGTCGCTATTATTCCCGCTCGTTATGCTTCCGTATCTTGGCTTAATGCGTAGCGCGTATTTGGTGGCGGCTTTGAATATTGGCGTTGCGGTTCTAATTCTTAAACAAATGAAGGCTTCGAAAATTATTATGACAATTAGCGTTATTGCAACAATGTTACTTCTGGGGTTCTTTATTTATGCGACGGAAATTGAGCACGGAATTGACAAACGAACGTATAAAGATCCTGTAATGTGGCAGCAACAGACGCCATATCAGAAAATTGTCCTGACGAGATATAAGAATGACACGAGGTTGTTTTTGAATCGCAATCTGCAGTTTTCCAGCCTTGACGAAGCGCGTTATCACGAAACGCTGTCCACTTCCGCTTTGTCTTCAGTCGCCAATCCGAAGCGCGTGCTGATTATGGGCGGCGGCGACGGTTTGCTGGCTCGGGACGTTTTGAAATATCCCAGCGTTGAGCATATTACGTTGGTTGATATCGATGAGGTAATGACCAATCTGGCGAAAACTAATCATCTTCTCACTGATATAAATCAGCGCTCTCTGCACGATCCGCGCGTTTCTATTGTCAATCAAGACGCTTTCCAATTCGCCTTCTCTACCTCAGATAAATATGATGTCGTGCTGATTGATCTGGTGGATCCGTCGAATGAAAAATTAGCCAAGTTGTATTCCGAACAATTATATCGTCAAATCGGTAATATTTTAACGGAGCGTGGGGTTATGGTGACGCAAGCGACGTCTTCATTTTTCTCTCCACATGCTTTTTATATGGTGGCAAATACCGTCAAATCATCTCATCCAGAGCGATACGTGACGGCGTTTTCGGTCAATGTGCCGTCATTTGGCGAGTGGGGTTTTGTAATGTCTACGCCGCAAGCTGAGGTCGTGGCTAGTCAACCATTGCCGAAAAACCTGCGATACCAAAACCAGAAACTTCTCACCTTCCTGGCTAAACAGAACGCCGTATTGGTGCCGTCCGGACCAACTTCCACGTTGGTTTCTCCGCGAATCACCGACGTTTACAATTCCGATATGCGTCAGTGGCGATACGAATAG
- a CDS encoding DUF2726 domain-containing protein, with translation MTPSELSFYKSWKAAFARINGKSVDFLICTNDMKPLIAIELDDNTHNQPDRKTRDDFVNSIMANTNMPLLRFKAGEWNSEIIKHRITQALSQN, from the coding sequence ATGACGCCAAGTGAATTATCGTTTTATAAAAGTTGGAAAGCGGCTTTCGCGAGAATAAACGGCAAATCTGTAGATTTTCTAATTTGCACCAATGATATGAAACCTCTAATAGCCATCGAGCTTGATGACAATACTCACAATCAGCCCGATCGAAAAACGCGCGACGATTTTGTCAATTCGATCATGGCCAATACTAATATGCCCCTACTGCGATTTAAGGCAGGCGAATGGAACAGTGAAATAATTAAGCACAGAATCACCCAAGCTCTTTCGCAAAACTAG